Part of the Thermococcus barossii genome is shown below.
TGTCGTAGTCGTGTTCTTTGGAGAGGAGCGAGAGTATCTCCTCAAGGCGGAACTTCATCTGATACTCATTGCGGTACAGCTCCTTCGCCTGCTCCTCCATGTGGCCGCCGAAGCTCCCCATCTCACGGTACAGGGACGACGCTATATCGAGCTTCTCCCTGGATATGTTGTAAAGAGCCTTCATCTTCTCCAGAAGGGCCTCGCCGTCCCGTTCCTCATAGATGGCCGGGAACTGCCGCTCAAAAGTGGAGTGAAGGGACTCAAGGTGTGAAAGTCGGTCCTTAACCTCCTCAACGTTCATGCGGAAAACCCCCTGGGCTTAATCTTGCCCCTCCCCCTACTTGTAGTTTTCGATGGAGGGGAGTTAAACAGAAACACTTACCCAAAACCTTTTTTTAAGCCAAAAAACTAATCACCCCGGTGGTTGAATGACCCTCTACGACCGCTTTGGAAGGCCAGTCACAAACCTCCGCATCTCGCTCACCCGGGACTGCAACTTCCGGTGCTTCTTCTGTCACCGCGAGGGGCAGCACTTTAACGCGAGCCTTGAGCTGACGCCTGGAGAGATAGAGAGGCTCGTCAGGATAGCCTCCCGCTTAGGGATAAAAAAGATAAAGCTCACGGGCGGCGAACCTACCGTAAGGAGTGATATAATCGAGATAGTCAGGCGAATCAAGCCGTACGTGAAGGATTTGAGCATGACGACCAACGGAAGTCGCTTAAAGGAGCTGGCAAAGCCCCTCGCCAAGGCGGGCCTCGACAGGGTTAACGTATCGCTCCACAGCCTAAGGCCGGAGGTTTACAGGAAGATCACCGGCGTTGACATGCTCGACGTCGTCATAGAGGGAATCGAGGAGGCCGTCAAGTACCTCAGCCCGGTTAAGCTCAACA
Proteins encoded:
- the moaA gene encoding GTP 3',8-cyclase MoaA, producing MTLYDRFGRPVTNLRISLTRDCNFRCFFCHREGQHFNASLELTPGEIERLVRIASRLGIKKIKLTGGEPTVRSDIIEIVRRIKPYVKDLSMTTNGSRLKELAKPLAKAGLDRVNVSLHSLRPEVYRKITGVDMLDVVIEGIEEAVKYLSPVKLNMTVMRGLNDAEIWEMVNFAAKTGVILQLIELEAPREFTETRFFRKYFYPLKPVERELESKAVEIRERRMHRRKKYFIPTDYGMAEVEVVRAMHNTVFCANCTRLRVTSDGKFKTCLLRKNDLIDFASALRDGASDGELVEIFREAVLMREPYWK